Proteins found in one Ptychodera flava strain L36383 chromosome 16, AS_Pfla_20210202, whole genome shotgun sequence genomic segment:
- the LOC139114890 gene encoding C-C chemokine receptor 1-like protein 1 isoform X2 produces MTSNIPTITQLTPTPSTEIDDYTDDANIRYVLPTIDDSVVKILTVIFSVGVALSVVENIVVVLVLTHAKKKGKKSFNPLIFNLAISDWTLSLVCLPFLFKSTVMGEWIFGFVMCKLVSYLHTAITSILFAVIMFAICWLPIHLFRMVALIHRTDFLGTHPMAINIIRACGYIWLIISDAVFNPIIYVFISKNFRSDFYRICFSCRRLLKRQDRQPNMDSRNREERRRVTVVVSRLSTNKTKLHHSQLETLVPKTEATTM; encoded by the exons atGACGAGTAATATTCCAACGATAACACAGTTAACGCCAACTCCGTCAACAGAGATAGATGATTACACCGATGACGCCAATATACGTTACGTACTCCCTACAATAGATGACAGTGTGGTCAAAATATTGACAGTAATATTCAGTGTCGGTGTTGCATTGTCTGTGGTGGAGAATATCGTGGTCGTTTTGGTTTTAACACATGCGAAGAAGAAGgggaaaaaatcttttaatCCGTTGATCTTCAACCTCGCGATTTCTGATTGGACTCTGAGCCTTGTGTGCTTACCATTTCTGTTTAAGAGCACTGTCATGGGAGAGTGGATATTTGGTTTCGTCATGTGTAAACTGGTCTCCTACTTACATACG GCAATAACCAGCATCCTGTTTGCTGTGATCATGTTCGCCATTTGTTGGCTTCCTATACACCTTTTCAGAATGGTGGCACTCATTCACAGAACAGATTTCTTAGGCACTCACCCAATGGCAATCAATATAATAAGAGCCTGCGGATACATTTGGTTGATTATATCAGATGCCGTGTTCAATCCTATCATATATGTTTTCATCAGTAAGAATTTCCGG AGTGACTTCTATCGCATATGCTTCTCTTGTCGACGATTACTAAAGCGACAGGACAGGCAACCAAACATGGACAGCCGAAATCGTGAGGAACGTCGTCGTGTCACCGTCGTCGTGTCACGTCTATCCACCAACAAAACTAAATTACATCACTCTCAATTGGAAACCTTGGTCCCAAAGACAGAAGCAACGACCATGTaa
- the LOC139114890 gene encoding galanin receptor 2b-like isoform X1, producing the protein MTSNIPTITQLTPTPSTEIDDYTDDANIRYVLPTIDDSVVKILTVIFSVGVALSVVENIVVVLVLTHAKKKGKKSFNPLIFNLAISDWTLSLVCLPFLFKSTVMGEWIFGFVMCKLVSYLHTASEIVSIFTLVAICIERYRAIMYPLLTKAKAKKMRRIIAIILIWVAALVICCPYPISNQLNYYPLVENRTIALCTNSWQMVGGVDGRKVYMWIVFLLMYIGPLVTLGICYLRAVARLWLHKLPGSADEKMKARSNRKAITSILFAVIMFAICWLPIHLFRMVALIHRTDFLGTHPMAINIIRACGYIWLIISDAVFNPIIYVFISKNFRSDFYRICFSCRRLLKRQDRQPNMDSRNREERRRVTVVVSRLSTNKTKLHHSQLETLVPKTEATTM; encoded by the exons atGACGAGTAATATTCCAACGATAACACAGTTAACGCCAACTCCGTCAACAGAGATAGATGATTACACCGATGACGCCAATATACGTTACGTACTCCCTACAATAGATGACAGTGTGGTCAAAATATTGACAGTAATATTCAGTGTCGGTGTTGCATTGTCTGTGGTGGAGAATATCGTGGTCGTTTTGGTTTTAACACATGCGAAGAAGAAGgggaaaaaatcttttaatCCGTTGATCTTCAACCTCGCGATTTCTGATTGGACTCTGAGCCTTGTGTGCTTACCATTTCTGTTTAAGAGCACTGTCATGGGAGAGTGGATATTTGGTTTCGTCATGTGTAAACTGGTCTCCTACTTACATACG GCATCCGAGATTGTCAGCATCTTCACATTGGTAGCCATATGCATAGAGCGATATCGAGCAATAATGTATCCTTTGCTAACAAAAGCGAAGGCTAAGAAAATGCGCAGGATTATTGCTATCATCCTCATCTGGGTTGCAGCCCTTGTCATCTGCTGCCCCTACCCTATCTCAAACCAACTGAATTATTACCCCCTTGTTGAGAACAGAACCATTGCTTTGTGTACCAATAGTTGGCAAATGGTTGGTGGTGTTGACGGTAGAAAAGTATACATGTGGATCGTCTTTCTGCTGATGTACATTGGACCCCTTGTCACACTCGGAATTTGTTACTTGCGCGCTGTTGCCAGGCTGTGGTTGCACAAGTTACCTGGGTCCGCTGACGAGAAAATGAAAGCACGATCCAATCGAAAG GCAATAACCAGCATCCTGTTTGCTGTGATCATGTTCGCCATTTGTTGGCTTCCTATACACCTTTTCAGAATGGTGGCACTCATTCACAGAACAGATTTCTTAGGCACTCACCCAATGGCAATCAATATAATAAGAGCCTGCGGATACATTTGGTTGATTATATCAGATGCCGTGTTCAATCCTATCATATATGTTTTCATCAGTAAGAATTTCCGG AGTGACTTCTATCGCATATGCTTCTCTTGTCGACGATTACTAAAGCGACAGGACAGGCAACCAAACATGGACAGCCGAAATCGTGAGGAACGTCGTCGTGTCACCGTCGTCGTGTCACGTCTATCCACCAACAAAACTAAATTACATCACTCTCAATTGGAAACCTTGGTCCCAAAGACAGAAGCAACGACCATGTaa